In Procambarus clarkii isolate CNS0578487 chromosome 5, FALCON_Pclarkii_2.0, whole genome shotgun sequence, the following are encoded in one genomic region:
- the LOC123752105 gene encoding uncharacterized protein: MKTCLAVLLFGVAVSAGPQNYNYQPPPQPIVPIYEPPHPTIVPIYEPPQPTIVPIYEPPHPTIVPIYEPPHPTIVPIYEPPHPTIVPIYEPPHPTIVPIYEPPQPTIVPIYEPPHPTIAPIYEPPHPTIVPTYQPPHPTIARLYTPPKPTSAPTTTTTSGYNYDTPTTKSARNEEWPYNFKWGVQDSYSGNDFGQMVNSDGRTTQGEYRVLLPDGRTQVVRFVDNGDGYNAEVIYEN, translated from the exons ATGAAG ACGTGTCTGGCAGTACTCTTGTTTGGTGTGGCAGTCAGTGCCGGGCCCCAGaactacaactaccagccacccccACAGCCAATTGTACCTATTTACGAGCCTCCCCATCCAACCATCGTACCTATTTACGAGCCTCCCCAGCCAACCATCGTACCTATTTACGAGCCTCCCCATCCAACCATCGTACCTATTTACGAGCCTCCCCATCCAACCATCGTACCTATTTACGAGCCTCCCCATCCAACCATCGTACCTATTTACGAGCCTCCCCATCCAACCATCGTACCTATTTACGAGCCTCCCCAGCCAACCATCGTACCTATTTACGAGCCTCCCCATCCAACCATCGCTCCTATTTACGAACCTCCTCATCCAACCATCGTACCTACTTACCAACCTCCCCATCCAACTATCGCTCGACTCTATACACCTCCAAAACCAACGTCCGccccaacaactaccacaacttcGGGCTACAACTACGACACTCCCACTACCAAGAGTGCCCGG AACGAGGAATGGCCGTACAACTTCAAGTGGGGCGTCCAGGACAGTTACAGTGGAAATGACTTCGGCCAAATGGTGAACAGCGATGGACGCACTACCCAGGGGGAGTACCGCGTCCTACTGCCCGACGGACGCACTCAG GTCGTCAGATTTGTCGACAACGGCGACGGATACAACGCTGAGGTCATCTACGAGAATTAA
- the LOC123752103 gene encoding protein PBMUCL2-like has translation MTVSPKLKHVTTYDTIIDDTTIDDTTTDDTTTEDTTIDDTTIDDTTSDDTTIDDTTIDDTTTDDTTIDYTTSDDTTTDDTTIDDTTIEDTTIDDTTIDDTTSDDTTIDDTTIDDTTIEDTTNDDTTTTSQLLMTQPITTQPLTTNNNTTIDNTTTNNHWSVATPSTVIKT, from the coding sequence ATGACAGTGTCTCCAAAACTAAAGCATGTAACCACTTATGACACAATCATTGATGACACAACCATTGATGACACAACCACTGATGACACAACCACTGAGGACACAACCATTGATGACACAACCATTGATGACACAACCTCTGATGACACAACCATTGATGACACAACCATTGATGACACAACCACTGATGACACAACCATTGATTACACAACCTCTGATGACACAACCACTGATGACACAACCATTGATGACACAACTATTGAGGACACAACCATTGATGACACAACCATTGATGACACAACCTCTGATGACACAACCATTGATGACACAACCATTGATGACACAACTATTGAGGACACAACCAATGATGACACAACCACGACATCACAACTACTGATGACACAACCAATAACAACACAACCATTGACAACCAATAACAACACAACCATTGACAACacaaccactaacaaccactGGTCAGTAGCGACCCCATCCACTGTCATAAAAACATAA
- the LOC138350454 gene encoding pro-resilin-like, whose product MKVCLAVLLVTVAVSAGPQSYGYEPPRQTYLAPEPSNRVDQVVQEGMPYDFQWGVQDLDNGNAFSHVENSDGRTTQGEYRVLMPDGRTQVSTCVLMPFGRTQVVKFFDNGEGYNADVTYEN is encoded by the exons ATGAAG GTGTGTTTGGCAGTACTTCTGGTGACCGTGGCGGTCAGTGCCGGGCCCCAGAGCTACGGCTACGAGCCTCCACGACAGACCTATTTAGCGCCGGAGCCCAGCAACCGTGTCGaccaggtggtg CAGGAGGGGATGCCGTACGACTTCCAGTGGGGCGTCCAGGACTTGGACAATGGCAACGCCTTCAGCCATGTAGAGAACAGCGACGGTCGTACTACCCAGGGGGAGTACCGCGTCCTGATGCCCGACGGTCGCACTCAGGTGAGTACCTGCGTCCTCATGCCCTTCGGTCGCACTCAG GTCGTCAAGTTCTTCGACAACGGCGAGGGATACAACGCTGACGTCACCTACGAGAACTAA